A single Filimonas effusa DNA region contains:
- a CDS encoding glycoside hydrolase family 88 protein, whose product MKKVTLLIPAVALALLITGFSGLDKNTIAGDFELAEQQYSKLLAVSTDLTKYPRSADGSGRPSYTNIKDWTGGFWPGCLWNVYEYTKKDKWKAEAIKWTESLEKNQYNTAHHDIGFMMYTSYGNAYRITKNPAYKNILVQSAKSLLTRFNPKVKAIKSWEIFHSWDGQHTYHYPVIIDNMMNLELLFFASKATGDSTYRNIAVTHAETTLQHHYRPDFSSYHVVNYDPKTGEVLSKETAQGFSDNSAWARGQAWGLYGYTMTYRETGNKKFLDAALRMADFYMKHSNLPEDHIPYWDFNAGEPGYQPKWYYQPAKFKEIPRDVSAAAITSSALLELSTYASGKNQKKLFEMAVSILSSLSTDVYRAKPGTNGFQVLKHSVGSIPHNGEIDVPLIYADYYFLEALLRYQRLVNKEPVVLQ is encoded by the coding sequence ATGAAAAAAGTAACCTTGTTAATACCTGCAGTAGCACTGGCACTGCTTATCACAGGCTTTTCCGGGCTTGACAAAAATACCATAGCCGGCGATTTTGAACTGGCCGAACAGCAGTACTCCAAACTACTGGCTGTTTCTACCGACCTAACCAAATATCCCCGGAGTGCCGATGGCAGCGGCAGGCCAAGTTATACCAATATAAAAGACTGGACCGGCGGCTTTTGGCCAGGCTGCCTTTGGAACGTTTATGAGTATACCAAAAAAGATAAATGGAAGGCTGAGGCGATTAAATGGACGGAATCTTTAGAAAAAAACCAGTATAACACGGCGCATCATGATATTGGTTTTATGATGTATACCAGCTATGGTAATGCATATCGCATCACCAAAAATCCAGCCTATAAAAACATCCTGGTACAAAGTGCAAAATCGTTGCTTACCCGGTTTAATCCGAAAGTCAAAGCCATTAAATCATGGGAAATATTCCATTCCTGGGATGGGCAGCATACGTATCACTACCCGGTTATTATTGATAATATGATGAATCTGGAATTACTGTTTTTTGCATCAAAAGCTACCGGCGACAGCACTTACCGCAACATAGCGGTTACACATGCTGAAACTACGCTCCAACATCATTACCGGCCTGACTTCAGTTCATATCATGTTGTCAATTATGATCCAAAAACCGGCGAGGTGTTGAGCAAAGAAACGGCACAGGGCTTTTCTGATAATTCGGCCTGGGCGCGCGGGCAGGCCTGGGGGCTCTACGGCTACACCATGACCTATCGTGAAACAGGTAATAAAAAATTTCTGGATGCCGCTCTCAGAATGGCCGACTTTTATATGAAGCATAGCAATCTCCCTGAAGATCATATTCCCTATTGGGATTTTAATGCAGGGGAGCCAGGTTACCAGCCGAAATGGTATTATCAGCCTGCTAAGTTTAAGGAGATCCCGCGTGATGTATCTGCGGCTGCCATCACCAGTTCAGCACTGCTTGAATTGAGCACTTACGCTTCAGGAAAAAACCAGAAGAAATTATTTGAAATGGCAGTATCTATTCTGAGCAGCCTAAGTACAGATGTTTACCGGGCTAAACCTGGCACCAATGGCTTTCAGGTGTTAAAACATAGCGTTGGCAGCATTCCACATAATGGAGAAATAGATGTACCGCTCATTTATGCGGATTATTATTTTCTCGAGGCTTTGCTTAGATACCAGCGTTTAGTAAACAAAGAGCCTGTAGTGTTACAGTAA
- a CDS encoding DUF2264 domain-containing protein, whose product MQRRIFLKTLPVGGAGILLPQVKGFAYENTIARPVGPIIEGNDRAYWAGLLEKIITPVLENLSKNRLKANMPLEKPGDYNTVAEKVSYLEAFGRTVCGAAPWLGLPDDGTAEGNVRKILHGYYLQGMANAVDPNAPDYLNFRQLPQPLVDAAHLCQGILRAPERLWEPLNKETKERFINELKQLRRITPAYNNWLLFAAMVETFLLYVRHEHEPLRVLVGVRKMQEWYKGDGWYADGPDFAMDYYNSYVIHSMLADVLRINAERSMIRREEYEQALKRMQRYGVLLERMISPEGTYPVIGRSMTYRTAAFQPLSQLALEHKLPEALSPAQVRCAITAVMKRMFSNKDNFDSKGWLQIGICGSQRMVADPYTSTGSLYICTEGFLALGLPADDAFWVSPPAEWTAQKVWAGKPVLNDHAAHY is encoded by the coding sequence ATGCAAAGAAGAATATTTTTAAAAACACTACCGGTTGGCGGAGCAGGTATATTGCTACCGCAGGTGAAGGGTTTTGCGTACGAAAATACTATCGCCCGGCCCGTCGGCCCTATAATTGAAGGGAACGACAGGGCTTACTGGGCAGGCCTGCTGGAAAAAATAATCACCCCGGTTTTAGAGAACCTCAGCAAAAACAGGCTGAAGGCAAATATGCCGCTTGAAAAACCTGGTGATTATAACACAGTAGCAGAGAAAGTGAGCTACCTGGAAGCTTTCGGCCGTACCGTTTGCGGCGCGGCGCCGTGGCTTGGCCTGCCTGACGATGGTACCGCAGAAGGCAATGTGCGCAAAATACTGCACGGGTATTACCTGCAGGGCATGGCCAATGCGGTTGATCCCAACGCGCCTGATTATCTTAACTTTCGCCAGCTGCCGCAGCCCCTGGTAGATGCTGCTCATCTCTGCCAGGGCATTTTGCGCGCGCCGGAACGTTTGTGGGAGCCGTTGAATAAGGAAACGAAAGAACGTTTTATTAATGAACTGAAACAATTGCGGCGCATTACTCCTGCTTACAACAACTGGCTGCTGTTTGCGGCCATGGTAGAAACTTTTCTGCTTTATGTTCGCCACGAGCACGAGCCCTTGCGCGTACTGGTTGGTGTAAGAAAAATGCAGGAATGGTACAAAGGAGACGGATGGTATGCCGATGGGCCCGATTTTGCAATGGATTACTACAACAGCTACGTCATTCATTCCATGTTAGCCGATGTTTTGCGCATCAATGCAGAACGGAGCATGATACGCCGCGAGGAGTATGAACAAGCCCTGAAGCGTATGCAGCGGTACGGCGTGTTGCTGGAGCGCATGATATCACCTGAGGGTACCTATCCTGTTATTGGCCGCTCCATGACTTACCGCACCGCGGCCTTTCAGCCCTTATCGCAACTGGCATTGGAACATAAGCTGCCGGAAGCGCTTTCGCCCGCCCAGGTGCGTTGCGCCATTACCGCAGTAATGAAACGTATGTTCAGCAACAAAGACAATTTTGATAGTAAAGGCTGGCTTCAGATAGGTATATGTGGCAGCCAGCGCATGGTCGCAGATCCTTACACATCTACCGGTAGTTTGTATATCTGTACAGAGGGTTTCCTGGCACTTGGCCTGCCCGCTGATGATGCTTTCTGGGTTAGCCCGCCAGCCGAATGGACAGCACAAAAAGTATGGGCCGGTAAACCAGTATTAAATGATCACGCAGCACATTATTAA
- a CDS encoding RagB/SusD family nutrient uptake outer membrane protein: MGKIFIFCALLLTACQKNYLDRTPYSAVSSATMWTSDNLTDLGVAGVYNGLRLGMGNSSNGFYFEIYALDRFSSTTQSRFDEPLLNGTITAGDGVFSTFWKNFYEGIQRANDAIKNIPEKSPSPAAKKARYIAECKFLRAYFYSRLNQLYKGVPIYLEPFTPAQATKARSTEAQVWNQVITDLTDCINEANLPAIYASGNADYGHVTKGAAYALRGKAYMYLKKWDLAAADFNEVKKAGYALFNDYSTLFTTANERCSEMIFSIQNISQPNAGGSFQVFVASRSAQGFAWNYFMPSPNLVDLYENRDGSRFNWDAVLPGYTSLTPAKREVYFLRDNLTAGEITAAKNRGAEMSLYLPNGNEARIKQAYVNRDPRLQATVITPYAAFDGAYSNTTTPTTSYLRWPYRAQALVNGDFQTDTQNFFYYMYRKFVATGTSEIISRDYAPVDAPLIRYADVLLMWAEALNEQGLTNDAIDLVNQVRGRAGVALLNSNAATTVTGKDDMRIRIRNERRVEFPIEGVTYFDELRWGAWKDNVFFTGNGRKQVWGGNVASYSFKADYIYTWPIPLSDIVMNPSLEQNFGWIN, from the coding sequence ATGGGAAAAATATTTATTTTTTGTGCATTGCTTTTAACCGCGTGCCAAAAGAATTATCTTGATAGAACCCCCTATTCTGCTGTTTCTTCTGCCACCATGTGGACATCAGATAATTTAACTGATCTGGGAGTGGCGGGTGTTTACAATGGGTTAAGACTGGGAATGGGCAATAGCAGTAATGGTTTTTATTTTGAAATATATGCGTTAGACAGGTTTAGTTCTACCACTCAAAGCCGGTTTGATGAACCGCTGCTTAACGGTACCATTACTGCCGGCGACGGCGTGTTTTCTACCTTCTGGAAAAACTTTTACGAAGGTATTCAGCGCGCTAATGATGCGATAAAGAACATTCCGGAAAAATCACCTTCTCCGGCAGCCAAAAAAGCACGCTATATCGCCGAATGCAAGTTCCTCAGGGCGTATTTCTACTCACGACTGAATCAACTATATAAGGGCGTTCCTATTTATCTGGAGCCTTTCACACCAGCACAAGCCACAAAAGCCCGTTCTACCGAAGCTCAGGTATGGAACCAGGTAATTACCGACTTAACAGATTGCATCAATGAAGCAAACCTGCCGGCAATTTATGCGTCCGGAAATGCAGATTACGGCCATGTAACAAAAGGGGCAGCCTATGCGCTTCGCGGGAAGGCATATATGTATCTGAAAAAATGGGATCTGGCAGCCGCCGATTTTAATGAAGTAAAGAAAGCCGGATACGCGTTGTTTAACGATTATTCTACTTTGTTTACTACTGCCAACGAAAGATGTTCTGAAATGATATTTTCTATTCAGAATATTAGTCAGCCCAACGCCGGCGGTTCGTTTCAGGTTTTTGTGGCAAGCCGTTCGGCCCAGGGCTTTGCCTGGAATTATTTTATGCCATCGCCCAACCTGGTGGATCTGTACGAAAACAGAGACGGTTCCAGATTTAACTGGGATGCTGTGCTCCCCGGATATACGAGTCTCACTCCGGCAAAAAGAGAGGTTTATTTTCTAAGGGATAATCTAACAGCCGGAGAAATCACGGCAGCTAAAAACCGCGGCGCGGAAATGAGCCTGTATTTGCCCAATGGTAACGAGGCCCGCATTAAGCAGGCTTATGTAAACCGCGATCCACGCCTGCAGGCCACCGTAATTACACCTTATGCTGCGTTCGACGGAGCTTACAGCAATACTACTACGCCCACTACATCGTACCTGCGATGGCCTTACCGTGCCCAGGCGCTTGTAAACGGCGATTTCCAAACCGATACCCAAAACTTTTTTTATTATATGTACAGAAAGTTTGTGGCCACCGGAACATCTGAAATCATCAGCCGTGATTATGCGCCGGTCGATGCACCGCTTATCCGTTATGCCGATGTGCTTTTAATGTGGGCTGAGGCCCTGAACGAACAAGGCCTTACCAACGATGCCATTGATCTGGTTAACCAGGTGCGTGGGAGAGCAGGGGTGGCTTTGCTTAATTCAAATGCCGCAACAACCGTAACAGGCAAGGATGATATGCGCATCAGAATACGCAATGAGCGCAGGGTAGAATTTCCGATAGAGGGTGTTACTTATTTTGACGAGTTGCGTTGGGGCGCCTGGAAAGATAATGTCTTTTTTACAGGCAACGGCCGCAAGCAGGTCTGGGGTGGAAATGTAGCCAGTTACTCATTTAAAGCCGATTACATTTATACCTGGCCTATTCCGTTAAGTGACATTGTAATGAACCCGTCGCTTGAGCAAAACTTTGGTTGGATAAACTAA
- a CDS encoding TonB-dependent receptor, which produces MRITFLQLTIIFTLLGHAMAYDGKAQAILNKEISINVSGMELGAVLKLFQDEYHVNFVYGDQLIDVKKTVSVYVQNRPLSEALSQILTPLQLTFDASGDVVAISAAVSKAVAAPFELPAPIKISGKVADERTGDPLAGVTIKIKGTAIAVTTNLNGTYTLSVPKEGTELVFSFVGYENLEVTVGKTALINVNLKQSLGNLNDVIVVGYSVQKRVNVIGAVATVDGRELENRPVTNLSTALAGLASGVYVRQSTGRPGYDGASINIRGLGTTNNTAPLVVIDGIVGSMDAVNPNDVESISVLKDAATAAIYGSLASNGVILITTKKGTRNKTTVRYSTLISRSKPNNVPEFVSDYVRAMQLVNEGYTNIGQARVYTEATMDLWRNAAANPDDLNANGVPNHIAYPNTNWGKELFSVTTPMQNHNLALNGGNENSQYLLSLQYLKNPGTIVNTGANRYGLRVNLQTKIAKILTVGTQTFGDVQKFGVNDLPTAFAYLTSSVPGIYPYYNGNYGFPAAAEESATANNPLSWLYSQGGANRLSRINTTVFANLNIVKGLTFETKAHYDNSSTEGRLYTQPYSKVNFATGIVGTAPVAPGQLTTLYSFAKSYNVILDAVLRYQTVVAGHHSISTLAGYNQQYFNTYSFNATKQGLLDPSLTTLNAGTTLIGATGDENDYAMRSYFGQLNYTFKDRYLFQAVVRNDGSSRFSSKNRWGLFPSFSGGYKISSERFMKGINRYVSNLKIRGSWGRTGNNASQGNYDYQATYNSVPYSFNGQLGNGLVQTKFPNPGLLWETTTTINLGLDGTLLRDALSFEIDVYRGKTEDILAVPQIPNIAGTSAAPTLNLAGVLKKGVELTLSYNVRAGALRYNVKGNIAYNTNSVIQYSGTVTNGPSQITKGYPINSIFLFQVYKGDGSYNKSDGTVNKDGGPKDGMIRTPQDLEWLKKMVAAGYTFQPSGGVDKTKIWYGDLIYADRKGDGIYGNAGDQYYTGKSANPKWNYGLSANLSYKGFDMSMIWAGSLGMFYYWNALYLNQSIVGLGKAVPSLVADSRYYYNEANPADPANNINGKFPRLKVTDPQNTYASDFFLYNASYLKLKNLQIGYTVSASQLKKVGLSNIRIFAGGENLLTITKYPGLDPEIGPSLGYPTMRQFTLGLNVTF; this is translated from the coding sequence ATGAGAATTACGTTTTTACAGTTAACCATAATTTTCACGCTTCTTGGTCATGCCATGGCTTACGACGGGAAAGCGCAGGCTATCCTTAATAAGGAAATTTCTATCAACGTATCAGGGATGGAGTTGGGCGCGGTGCTTAAATTATTCCAGGATGAGTACCACGTTAATTTCGTATACGGCGATCAACTGATAGATGTTAAAAAGACGGTTTCCGTTTATGTGCAAAACAGGCCGCTATCCGAAGCCTTGAGTCAGATACTTACACCTTTACAACTGACGTTCGATGCCTCCGGCGATGTGGTGGCCATTAGTGCGGCGGTATCAAAAGCCGTTGCGGCGCCATTCGAACTACCTGCACCCATAAAAATTTCGGGCAAGGTGGCAGATGAAAGAACAGGTGATCCGCTGGCCGGCGTGACTATAAAAATAAAGGGCACCGCTATAGCCGTAACCACCAATCTCAACGGTACGTATACATTAAGCGTACCTAAAGAAGGTACAGAGTTGGTTTTTAGTTTTGTGGGCTACGAAAATCTGGAGGTGACAGTTGGAAAGACTGCTTTAATCAATGTGAATTTGAAGCAATCATTAGGAAACCTGAACGATGTAATTGTAGTGGGCTACAGTGTTCAAAAGCGTGTAAATGTAATTGGGGCGGTGGCCACGGTTGATGGGCGGGAGTTAGAGAACCGGCCGGTTACAAACCTGTCAACAGCATTAGCGGGCCTGGCATCAGGTGTTTATGTGCGCCAAAGTACCGGCAGGCCGGGTTATGATGGTGCGAGCATTAACATTCGTGGCCTGGGTACTACCAATAACACCGCGCCGCTGGTGGTAATAGATGGTATTGTGGGCTCAATGGATGCCGTAAACCCAAATGACGTGGAGAGTATTTCGGTTTTAAAAGATGCCGCAACGGCTGCTATTTACGGTTCTCTTGCGTCGAACGGGGTTATTTTAATTACTACAAAAAAAGGTACCAGAAATAAAACGACGGTACGTTACAGTACGCTCATTTCAAGATCAAAGCCCAATAACGTCCCTGAATTTGTATCAGATTATGTGCGGGCTATGCAATTGGTTAACGAAGGCTACACCAATATAGGACAGGCCAGGGTGTATACAGAAGCTACCATGGATTTATGGCGTAATGCCGCTGCCAACCCGGATGACTTGAATGCTAACGGGGTGCCTAACCATATTGCCTATCCCAATACCAATTGGGGAAAAGAATTATTTAGCGTAACCACACCTATGCAAAACCATAACCTTGCATTGAACGGCGGGAATGAAAACTCGCAATATCTGCTATCCTTACAATACCTTAAAAACCCTGGCACCATTGTAAATACAGGCGCCAATCGCTACGGCCTGCGTGTGAACCTGCAAACAAAAATTGCAAAGATTCTTACTGTAGGAACGCAAACTTTCGGCGATGTTCAGAAGTTTGGCGTGAATGACCTGCCCACCGCGTTCGCATACCTCACATCGAGTGTTCCGGGTATTTACCCATATTATAATGGCAACTATGGTTTCCCTGCTGCCGCAGAAGAATCGGCTACGGCCAATAACCCGCTTTCGTGGTTGTATAGCCAGGGAGGAGCAAACAGGTTGTCGCGTATTAATACTACGGTTTTTGCCAACCTCAATATTGTTAAAGGTTTAACCTTCGAAACAAAAGCGCATTACGATAATTCAAGTACGGAGGGACGTTTATATACGCAGCCTTATTCCAAAGTAAATTTTGCAACCGGCATTGTGGGTACTGCGCCGGTTGCCCCAGGTCAGCTAACAACGCTTTACTCTTTTGCAAAAAGCTACAACGTTATTCTGGATGCGGTATTGCGCTATCAAACCGTAGTGGCGGGACACCACAGTATAAGTACATTAGCGGGCTACAATCAGCAATATTTTAATACCTATAGTTTTAATGCTACGAAACAGGGACTTCTGGATCCAAGCTTAACCACCCTAAATGCCGGAACTACCCTAATTGGCGCAACAGGTGACGAAAATGATTACGCCATGCGTTCTTATTTCGGCCAGTTGAATTATACATTTAAAGATCGCTATCTTTTTCAGGCCGTAGTGCGTAATGATGGATCTTCCAGGTTTTCGTCGAAGAACCGTTGGGGATTATTTCCTTCCTTTTCCGGCGGCTACAAAATTTCCTCTGAGCGTTTCATGAAAGGCATTAACAGGTATGTGAGTAATCTGAAGATCAGGGGATCTTGGGGTAGAACGGGCAACAATGCTTCGCAGGGAAATTACGATTACCAGGCAACTTATAATTCGGTGCCTTATTCATTTAACGGCCAGCTGGGAAATGGTTTGGTGCAAACCAAATTCCCTAATCCGGGATTGCTTTGGGAAACCACTACCACCATCAACCTTGGCCTGGATGGAACCCTGCTGAGAGATGCGCTTTCTTTTGAAATTGATGTGTACCGCGGCAAAACGGAAGATATTCTGGCCGTACCACAAATACCGAATATTGCAGGTACCAGTGCAGCGCCTACCTTAAACCTCGCCGGCGTGTTAAAAAAGGGTGTTGAACTTACGTTAAGCTATAATGTAAGGGCCGGTGCTTTAAGATATAATGTTAAAGGCAATATTGCTTATAATACCAATTCTGTTATACAATATTCCGGTACAGTCACTAACGGGCCGAGTCAAATTACCAAAGGATACCCCATCAATTCAATTTTCCTGTTCCAGGTATATAAAGGCGATGGAAGCTATAACAAATCTGATGGTACGGTTAACAAAGATGGCGGCCCCAAAGATGGAATGATACGAACGCCGCAGGACCTTGAATGGTTGAAAAAGATGGTAGCGGCGGGCTATACTTTTCAACCGTCGGGCGGTGTTGATAAAACCAAAATATGGTATGGCGATTTAATTTATGCCGATAGAAAAGGGGATGGCATATATGGTAACGCCGGCGACCAATACTATACCGGTAAATCGGCTAATCCCAAATGGAACTATGGCTTAAGCGCCAACTTATCATACAAGGGGTTTGATATGTCTATGATATGGGCAGGCAGCCTGGGCATGTTTTATTACTGGAATGCGCTTTACTTAAATCAATCCATCGTAGGGTTGGGCAAGGCTGTACCTTCTTTGGTAGCAGATAGCAGGTATTACTATAACGAAGCCAATCCTGCCGATCCTGCCAATAATATTAACGGCAAGTTCCCGAGGTTAAAGGTGACTGACCCGCAGAATACATATGCCAGCGATTTCTTTTTGTACAATGCCTCTTATCTTAAACTAAAAAACCTCCAGATTGGCTATACGGTATCGGCCAGTCAATTAAAAAAGGTGGGGTTAAGCAATATCAGGATTTTTGCCGGCGGCGAAAACCTGCTAACTATTACCAAATATCCGGGACTTGATCCTGAAATAGGCCCCAGTCTGGGATATCCAACCATGCGGCAATTCACTTTAGGCTTAAACGTTACATTTTGA
- a CDS encoding FecR family protein, whose translation MDDYKNFNAEDFLQDDFFIAWVLHPTPVENDFWEQWLADFPGRKVHVDQARRILLAISIKPVSPPVTDADVHDVMTFVKEYGYRHETEERRPVRPLFMNWLKVAVVLFVVSAGALLFYTQYNQPKFTSKAAALQWIAFTNKSGQSRVIRMTDGSVAVLQPNSSLRYPNAFLDSTREVFLEGEAFFEVHENAAKPFLVHSGDMVTKVLGTSFRVRAFAKEKSFKVVVNTGKVMVFTKQPAAKAEQRSVLVLPHQQVVLEREQVALVKDTVIATMLLAKETAQKEFSFNKATIPEVIEKLEAAYHVKITYNSRQFDQLTVTASLSDLPLDEKVKLLCKAVGATCSFNNHEITIRKN comes from the coding sequence ATGGACGACTACAAAAACTTCAACGCAGAAGATTTTTTACAGGACGATTTTTTTATAGCCTGGGTGTTACACCCAACCCCGGTTGAAAACGATTTTTGGGAACAATGGCTAGCGGATTTTCCCGGTAGGAAGGTTCATGTAGATCAGGCCCGCAGAATATTGCTGGCCATCAGTATAAAACCTGTTTCTCCACCTGTTACTGATGCCGACGTACACGATGTAATGACATTTGTAAAAGAGTACGGTTACCGCCACGAAACAGAAGAACGCAGACCTGTACGCCCATTGTTTATGAACTGGTTAAAAGTAGCAGTGGTACTGTTTGTGGTATCAGCAGGCGCTTTATTATTTTATACACAATATAATCAGCCAAAATTCACCTCAAAAGCTGCTGCGTTGCAATGGATAGCGTTTACCAACAAATCGGGCCAAAGCCGCGTGATTCGTATGACCGATGGTAGCGTGGCGGTACTTCAGCCCAATTCGTCTTTAAGGTATCCCAATGCTTTTTTAGACAGCACCCGCGAAGTATTTCTTGAAGGCGAAGCTTTTTTTGAGGTGCATGAAAATGCCGCAAAGCCTTTTTTAGTGCACAGTGGTGATATGGTCACCAAAGTGCTGGGAACCAGCTTTAGAGTAAGGGCTTTTGCCAAAGAGAAAAGCTTTAAGGTAGTGGTCAACACCGGTAAGGTGATGGTTTTTACAAAGCAACCTGCAGCAAAGGCAGAACAACGCAGCGTACTGGTGTTGCCGCATCAGCAGGTTGTGTTGGAAAGAGAACAGGTTGCGTTGGTGAAAGATACCGTTATCGCAACTATGCTTCTGGCAAAAGAAACGGCCCAAAAGGAGTTTTCATTTAATAAGGCTACCATTCCCGAGGTGATTGAGAAGCTGGAGGCTGCTTACCATGTAAAGATTACTTATAACAGCAGGCAGTTCGATCAATTAACCGTTACGGCATCATTGTCTGACCTGCCTTTAGACGAAAAAGTGAAATTGCTTTGCAAAGCGGTTGGCGCCACCTGCAGTTTTAACAATCACGAAATAACTATCCGGAAAAACTGA
- a CDS encoding RNA polymerase sigma factor, whose translation MIATAIELSSKTDPEIWNLYLAGNQDAYNILMGRYSKHLISYGYRICEDKHLAKDCVQEVFLDLWRKRDRMNPVQAVKAYLFKCVRLRIINDSALWKANEELEENRHRFSIEFTIESKLIADADLAELSLKIRTILNGLPPRQQEVMYLRFFENLDLNQISETMNICKQSVNNLLQKAYKSFRCEWTVLLLVFIACLSIR comes from the coding sequence ATGATTGCCACTGCCATTGAACTGTCTTCAAAAACAGATCCTGAAATATGGAATTTGTATCTTGCCGGCAATCAGGATGCTTATAATATTTTAATGGGGCGGTATTCCAAACATTTAATTTCATATGGTTACCGCATTTGTGAGGATAAGCACCTGGCTAAAGACTGTGTGCAGGAGGTTTTTCTTGACCTATGGCGTAAGCGCGACCGTATGAATCCGGTACAGGCCGTTAAAGCATATTTATTTAAATGCGTTCGGCTTCGCATTATTAACGATAGTGCTTTGTGGAAGGCCAACGAGGAACTGGAAGAAAACCGGCACCGGTTTTCGATTGAGTTTACTATTGAATCCAAGCTGATAGCGGATGCCGACTTGGCGGAACTGAGCTTAAAAATCCGGACTATCTTAAACGGTCTCCCCCCGCGTCAGCAGGAGGTGATGTATCTGCGCTTTTTTGAAAACCTCGATCTCAACCAGATATCAGAAACCATGAATATCTGCAAACAATCCGTTAATAACCTGTTGCAAAAGGCCTATAAAAGTTTCCGGTGTGAGTGGACGGTGCTTTTGCTGGTGTTTATTGCTTGCCTATCAATTAGATAA